GCGCGTTGACGGCTGCCCCACTGGCCGGGGCCTGACCTGGTACTCTTGCCACCAAAGGAACGTATCCCACTCATGAAACAACGCAGGCTCGGAAGATCAGGACTCACCGTGTCCGAAATATGCATGGGCACGATGACCTTCGGCAGCATGGCCGACGAGAAGGTCAGCCGTGCCATACTCGACCGCGCGCTCGACGCCGGCGTGGACTTCTATGACACCGCCGAGATCTACCCCGTGCCGCCCGACGCGAAATGGGTGGGCCGCAGCGAAGAGATACTCGGGAGTTGGATGAAAGGCAGGTCGCGCGACTCGCTCATCATCGCGAGCAAGATCGCCGGGCCCTCGGGTGGATGGTTTGTCACACCCTGCCGCGATGGCAAGACCTCGCTCGACCGGCACGCCATCGAACACGCGGTAGAAGACAGCCTGCGACGGCTCGGCACCGACTACATAGACCTCTACCAGACCCACTGGCCCGACCACGAACTGCCGTTTGACGAAGTGCTCGAAGGGCTCGACCGCGTGGTCGAAGCAGGCAAGGTGCGCTACGTGGGCTGCAGCAACGAAAATGCCTGGGGCCTGATGAAGAGCCTGGCCGCCTCCGAAATGTCGGGCGGGCCGCGCATGCAAACCATCCAGAACAACTTCAGCCTGGTCAACCGCCGTTTCGAAGACGAGCTGGCACTGGTGTGCCGTCGCGAGGGCGTGAGCCTGCTGCCCTACAGCCCCAACGGCGGCGGCGTGCTCAGCGGCAAGTACGACGGCGGAAAGGAAGGCGGCAGCAACTGGCCCAAGGGCGCGCGCTTCAGTCTCTACCGCAAGGACGCCAAGCGCGGGGCAGCGATGACCGAACGTTTCGTAAATGAAAAAACAATCGAGACATCCCGCCGCCTGGCGGCCGTGGCCGAGGAGGCCGGCATGGCGCCGCTCACGCTGGCAACCGCCTGGACACTGGCGAAGGACTTCACCGGCTCGACAATAATCGGTGCCACCACGGTCGAGCAGCTCGACGACACCCTCGCCGCCGCCGACGTTACCCTGTCGTTCGACGTTCTCGCGGAGTGCAACCGCATCACGAGCGAACTACGCTACCCCATGGAAGGCTGACCCATGGACGTTGAACGATTCAAGGCCAACGTAGACCAGGCGGTTCTCGACGATCTCCGCGAGCGTCTCGAGCGCACGCGCTTCCCTGGCCAGCTCGACGACGCGCAGTGGAGTTACGGTACTGAGCTGGGCTACCTGCGCGAGCTGGTTGACTACTGGATCAACGACTTCGACTGGCGCGCGGTCGAAGCCCGCCTGAACTCCTTCGACCACTACACCGCGCTGGTTGACGGGCGCCGGCAGCACTTCATCCACCAACGCTCGCCACACGACGACGCGATGCCGCTGGTACTCACCCACGGCTGGCCCGGCTCGGTGCTGGAGTTCATGGACGTCATCGGCCCACTCACCGACCCCACCGCGCACGGCGGGAAGGCCGCCGACGCGTTCCACGTGGTTTGCCCGGCTATACCCGGCTACGGCTTTTCGGAAGCGCCGTCGCAAGCCGGTTTCGATATCCGGCGGGTAGGCGCATGCAACGCCGAACTCATGGAAGGCCTGGGCTACTCGCGCTACGGAGCCCAGGGCGGCGACTGGGGTGCAATAGCCACCTCGTGGCTGGGCCTGGACGACAGCGAGCACTGCGCCGGCGTGCACCTGAACATGGTAGTGGCCGCTCCGCCCGAGGGCGACGACATGCAGGGCTTGAGCGAACGCGAAACCGAGGGCCTCGCGGCCATGGCAGAGTTCATGGAAGAAGGTGCAGGCTACCAGGCCATACAGGGCACGCGTCCGCAGACACTCGGCTACGGACTCAACGACTCGCCCGCCGGACTGGCGGCGTGGATAGTCGAAAAGTTTCACGCGTGGAGCGACTGCGACGGCCGCGTGGAAAACCGATTCTCCAAGGACCAGCTGCTGGCCAACATAACCCTCTACTGGG
This genomic stretch from Candidatus Binatota bacterium harbors:
- a CDS encoding aldo/keto reductase is translated as MKQRRLGRSGLTVSEICMGTMTFGSMADEKVSRAILDRALDAGVDFYDTAEIYPVPPDAKWVGRSEEILGSWMKGRSRDSLIIASKIAGPSGGWFVTPCRDGKTSLDRHAIEHAVEDSLRRLGTDYIDLYQTHWPDHELPFDEVLEGLDRVVEAGKVRYVGCSNENAWGLMKSLAASEMSGGPRMQTIQNNFSLVNRRFEDELALVCRREGVSLLPYSPNGGGVLSGKYDGGKEGGSNWPKGARFSLYRKDAKRGAAMTERFVNEKTIETSRRLAAVAEEAGMAPLTLATAWTLAKDFTGSTIIGATTVEQLDDTLAAADVTLSFDVLAECNRITSELRYPMEG
- a CDS encoding epoxide hydrolase; the protein is MDVERFKANVDQAVLDDLRERLERTRFPGQLDDAQWSYGTELGYLRELVDYWINDFDWRAVEARLNSFDHYTALVDGRRQHFIHQRSPHDDAMPLVLTHGWPGSVLEFMDVIGPLTDPTAHGGKAADAFHVVCPAIPGYGFSEAPSQAGFDIRRVGACNAELMEGLGYSRYGAQGGDWGAIATSWLGLDDSEHCAGVHLNMVVAAPPEGDDMQGLSERETEGLAAMAEFMEEGAGYQAIQGTRPQTLGYGLNDSPAGLAAWIVEKFHAWSDCDGRVENRFSKDQLLANITLYWVTGSITSSTRLYCETRRAGRFGALPEKIKVPTGCAIFPRELFRPPRRWAEAAYNVVHWSEMDSGGHFAAMEEPAALVEDMRTFFRQLR